atattttgtcacttaattttttaaaaaaatttaagtgaaactcGACTTTAGCAAAATcgagtttcacttaaaaatttacatataactcgattttgagaacatcgagttttgttaaaattgaatttcaaaaacaggAACATAGTGCTtgatagtttcaaaacagggacattgtgctaatttttaaaaaaaaataaaggcaaaagcTCATTTCCCCTTGGCGACGTGTATGGCTTATTTGCAAGGCTAATTTCTATATTAAAGAACTAATTACACTTAAGttggattctttttttaataacttagTACTTGATTTGAAAATCATTCTATTCTTCATTAAATCGATCCACAAAATTTCCAACAATAAGctgtaacctttttttttttttaataataattttaggtGTAAAATCTCTAGTAATTTCTTAGTTTTGAACAACAGAAGCCTATAATGAGACCGTAtgcataaattaattttgagtTATCTagctatactactatttaaggattTTTCCTGTttggatttctcatttttttagatCAAAAATGCCTCTACACtactatatttaagtagagataaaacaaaatgacaatatagtaaaaatgcaactctaactcccattaaaatattacctaaaaatATGATCACTCtcatgttaattttcaaattacttttttttaaagaaattttcagATTACTTTATTTgcttataatttagatttttaaaataaaaattatatatactagcctcatcacatgcacTTCACGCATGCAATGAAACtttttttgtagcaaaaaaaaaaaaaaaaccctgtgttttttaaaattatatatatattaaaacacagatttgttgtttttgctaaaaaaaagcctcatcgcacgcgTGAAGtacgtgtgatgaggctagtactATTAATTAAGGGGCTTCTCtggtttagaatttttttttttttgttctaaaatactcttatacccctatgtttaagtagagacaaaatgaAAGGACAGTCTAGTAAAAATATAACTCTAACTCTCACtgaaatattgcctaaaaaaataGGGccacattaattttcaaattgctttatccacttgtccaaaaaaaaaaaatttgctttatccacttataaaataaattctcaaaataaaaattatataggatGCAAATAGAAGTAACTAATGACACGAGTCAACTAATAGGGCTAGTTTTACTTAAAGTTAAAGAGTCAACTAATGACACAAGTAATAGGGTGTCATTTGCATGTTTTGTTATAATTGGGATAatgatttcaaatttttctaATTTGAGGTGCAAAGTAGAAGTAACTTTAACCCATAGGCTATAGTTTACGATGAATTGGAGCAATTAATATTTaaccattcttcttcttcttcttcttcttcttattattattattattattatttgtaaaataaaaagagatttcAGGAAAAAACAAATGATGCCACGTTAGATTAGAGTAATTTTAAGataacatatttttctttacaattATCATgtataataaactaaaattaacTATGTTCCACTTTCACATCAACATGTTATTTTACTCCACTTTTCAAAGTTTGCAGCATCCACAAAAAAGGCTAGATTATTCTTTCTTAGATTTGCTCAACTATTTGACTGAAAATCACTTAAACCGATGACAGAAAATTGACCTCCGAATcagcttaaattttggagtttttgacaTAAATCGAGGCCAATATGGTGACTAGGGACCAGCATTGTTTGTGGCCATTCTATCGCTCTTTCTCCTTGTCATTTTTGTATTATTActataaaaacaattaattttatattattttagtaatCTTTGCTCTTCTTACTGCTGACCTCATCTCCATCATTCTGCAACTCCAATACAATtccaaaatccaaaactaatttcaataaaactaatttatttatatgatatTAAAATGTGTGACAAAGAGCAAGAGGCCGGTGTAAAACTACCAACAAAGACACTTATTTGAGTGAAACCGTTTCGGTTGTTTTTTATAATGAGAACTGGTTTCAGTTAGTGGAATCTTAATCAGTTGACTAAACTTAATGACCAtgttaaaaaaaggaaataagatTACTTTTCCCATTATGGTTATTTCTCGTGTTGGGGTAGCTTGTAATTTGCTAAGCCTTTTTATAGTAGCAAGTAGCAACTAGAAAGAACCCCACACTCTGGCTCCTCTCTCTGGCTTTTTGTTCCATTTCTGCATCATTTGGTGTGGAATGCTGAGGCCTGAACTGGGTTTCTCTTCATTAGTTGAGTGGTGGATCTGATTCTTTGTGGCCGGTCCTCGTATGAGCTTTGTGAGTTCTCCCATTTTGGCTTCTGGGTGTTGAAAAAGTTCAGATTTTGAATGGAAATTCTGTTTCTTTGTGGTTAGGCTGGGAACTTTGTAGTTGAGTTTCTCAATATTGGATCTGGGTTTTGTAGAATTGTTAAAAATGTTAAGGTTTTAAGGGATTGGTTCTTGTATAGTGGACTTTGTGTGCTTTGTTTTAATGGAGTTGTTTGTGTACTTAGTGTCTGAATTCTGTACTCTTGAGAGGTAAATATGGCCCCATTAATAGATTTTTGTAGTTAGTTAgccaaaaaaagagtaaaaggaAGGGTAATCCAGTAGTAGTAAGTAGCAGCCATGGAGAACCACAATTACTCTGTACTAGATATGAATGGTTCTGAGGCTGCATTCCAACGGGTTGATAAGGATAGGGGAAAGAATGCAAAACAATTTACATGGGTTTTGCTTCTAAAGGCACTTCGAGCTGTCGGTTCCATCGCGTGGCTCGGAAATGGTCTTTGGACATTGCTTGGTGTCATTAAGAATAGATTGATATTTGGCCAGGGAGTTACAATGGAGAGTGAGAAATCGAATAAAGGAAGATTCTTGTTTAGAATCATTCTAGCATTCTTAGTGATGGCCTTGACATTTCTAGCAGTTGAAGTGGTTGCCCACTTGAAAGGTTGGCATTACTTTCAGAACCATAATTTGCATATCCCACAGACTTCGGAGATACAAGGATGGTTTAACATGATCTACTTTGGGTGGCTGAAGATTCGTGCCGATTATATTGCGCCTCCAATTCAATTTCTCTCTATCGCTTGTGTTGCTCTCTTCACAATCCAGTCTGCAGACCGTATGTTGCAGTGTTTAGGTTGCTACTGGATCAAGTTCAAGAAGATTAAGCCAAGGATTGAAGGGGATCCATTCAAGTCAGACGATTTGGAAGGTTCACGTTGCAATTATCCCATGGTTCTTGTTCAAATTCCTATGTGTAATGAGAGAGAGGTAAGTGTCTCAATGCTTCCTGATGTATGTGTTCTGTATGACCTACTTGTGACAAGTATTGCTTTTCAATTATATCAACTTGTTTTTAGTTCAATAGGTTACATATTGGCACCCATATGTTTAACTGAATCATCATTAATAGTAGAAAATGGTATGAAGTTATAAAAAATGCTGTACTAATTTCTACAGGCTATTCACAATGTTAGTGATAATAAGTTTGTTATCAACACCTTTAGGTATATGAACAATCTATTTCAGCAGTCTGCCAACTTGATTGGCCTAAAGACAGAATTCTGATCCAAGTTCTGGATGACTCTGATGATGAGAACATACAATGGCTAATTAAGGGAGAGGTCTCCAAGTGGAGCCAAAAGGGTGTCAACATTATCTACAGGCATCGATTGGTTAGAACGGGTTACAAAGCAGGGAATCTCAAGTCTGCAATGAATTGTGATTATGTGAAGGATTATGAATTTGTTGCAATCTTTGATGCTGATTTTCAACCAAATCCGGATTTCCTTAAGCAGACAGTTCCACATTTTAAGGTGTCTGAAACTCTTTTAGCTCACTCTTGCTAGTttttagccaatttttttttccatgggACTAATTTGTTTCTATCACTTGTTTGCAGAATACTCCTGAGCTGGGTTTGGTTCAAGCTAGATGGGCCTTTGTGAACAAGGATGAAAACTTGTTGACACGCCTCCAAAATGTTAATATGTGCTTCCACTTTGAGGTGGAGCAGCAGGTTAATGGGGTCTACCTTAATTTCTTTGGCTTCAATGGTACTGCTGGAGTTTGGAGAATCAAAGCACTAGAGGAATCTGGAGGCTGGCTTGAGCGGACAACTGTGGAGGATATGGATATAGCAGTCCGTGCCCATCTCAATGGTTGGAAATTCATCTTCCTTGATGATGTGAAGGTAACCCCGGTTTATACAGTTCTGTACTTCTCTACAATTTAAGCTAAGCACATAATTTCCATCACCTTTTGGTGATCCTGCAATCATGATGACAATTAGGAATGTGGAGGTTTTTATAGCTGAGaaagtaaaaatttctaaagacATAAATTCATGATTACTTTGGGATTTCATAAGTATTCATGTTTCTCACTGTAACACGTTCAATATTCCTATTGAAGTTAAAGCTTTTTCTCCCtttcattttacaattttacaaatttgatgatgcctcaaattttaaaaactcattttcagGTCCTTTGTGAACTTCCGGAGTCTTATGAAGCTTACAGAAAACAGCAACACCGTTGGCATTCTGGTCCAATGCAACTGTT
The sequence above is drawn from the Castanea sativa cultivar Marrone di Chiusa Pesio chromosome 5, ASM4071231v1 genome and encodes:
- the LOC142633628 gene encoding putative xyloglucan glycosyltransferase 5; the protein is MENHNYSVLDMNGSEAAFQRVDKDRGKNAKQFTWVLLLKALRAVGSIAWLGNGLWTLLGVIKNRLIFGQGVTMESEKSNKGRFLFRIILAFLVMALTFLAVEVVAHLKGWHYFQNHNLHIPQTSEIQGWFNMIYFGWLKIRADYIAPPIQFLSIACVALFTIQSADRMLQCLGCYWIKFKKIKPRIEGDPFKSDDLEGSRCNYPMVLVQIPMCNEREVYEQSISAVCQLDWPKDRILIQVLDDSDDENIQWLIKGEVSKWSQKGVNIIYRHRLVRTGYKAGNLKSAMNCDYVKDYEFVAIFDADFQPNPDFLKQTVPHFKNTPELGLVQARWAFVNKDENLLTRLQNVNMCFHFEVEQQVNGVYLNFFGFNGTAGVWRIKALEESGGWLERTTVEDMDIAVRAHLNGWKFIFLDDVKVLCELPESYEAYRKQQHRWHSGPMQLFRLCLPAIITSKIAFWKKANLILLFFLLRKLILPFYSFTLFCIILPLTMFVPEAELPAWVICYVPVVMSFMSILPAPRYFPFIVPYLLFENTMSVTKFNAMISGLFQLGSSYEWVVTKKAGRSSEPDLVAAEERESKAMNHAQLHRGISDSGLSELNKLKEHQEAAPKPPVKKMNKIFKKELALAFLLLTAAVRSLLSAQGVHFYFLLFQGISFLLVGLDLIGEQMS